TTGGGATCAATAAAGTACTACTCTAAAAACAAGCCTTTCCCAGGGACAACCCCATCTTGCCTTATGACTAAGGTAAGACAGCATGTATTGTACTAAACAGTCACATAAAACTAATGACAGTGTCATCTTTAGGTAAATATTAATTTAGAGTTAACAACATACATTTCTCAATTTCTATCTGTGGACCTATCATCCAAGAGACTAAAAGGCGAAACGTTTTGATCAGGAAACCTATAGCTAGTGTAAATCACTTCAGatacagctaacacacacacgtactgtacaACACCTTTTCTACAGTCAAGCAGAGAGTTCATTTTGAGCATGAGGCGGCTCTCCGCACCGCGACTGCTGTCTGTGTCTCCGGACGCTGCAGAGTTGAGTGAAGGACTGGCCGCACCGAGAGCAGATGTAGGGTTTCTCCTGGGTGTGAACGGTCCTGTGTCTCTTAAGGTGACTTGACGAaatgaaactcttcccacagatCGAGCACCGGTACCGCCTTTCGCCACTGTGGATTAGCAGGTGCACCCGGAGGTTGTTGGGCTGCGCGAATGACTTGCCGCAGTGTGGGCAGCTGAACGGCCGCTGTCCCGTGTGGACCCGCTGGTGCACCTCCAGGGACGCCTGGCTGTGGAAGATGCGGCCGCAGAAGTTACAGCCCATTGGCTCGTTCGCCGCCGTGGCTCCATGCGGCTGCCTCTGATTCGCTGGCGGtgcgggaggaggaggagctgtcaTGTCAAAGGGGGCGAAGACGCCCATATCGCTGCCCGGGAACTGTCTGGACTGGCTCTCTACATCAGCCTGGGTTTGGTAGGAACAAGACGGATGCCCGGCGGCCTCTGCGTTTGCGGCTGCTGCCTGGGCCAAGGAAAGCCCCAGATGCCCCAGGACCCTCTCCTGCATCAGAGCCAGATCCAAACCGGGGCTATTCAGTATCTCTGTGCTGAGATCTGGTCCTGTTGGCTGCTGGGGTCTCTGGTTCACaccctctgtccccatctctgacTTGAGGTTAGCGTCGGATCCACTGGTCCTAGTGGGCTCAGTGGGGTCCTCTGTGGCTGCAGTGGGCGAGCTGTGAGTGTCAGCCACGTTATGTATCTCGCTGTCATCGTCATTGGGTTCTGGAACTACCATCAATGATGAAAAAGGAGTCATCAACACAATGATCAGACATTCCTAATCATATACAACAGGTTGCCTTTAAACACAGCACAAGTCCTAAGAGTTGATGTCTTCAGCTAAGTCCTAAGAGTTGATGTCTTCAGCTAAGGGCTAAGAGTTGATGTCTTCAGCTAAGGCCAGTAGTATTTCAACAGTGAGTGGATTGTAAATAAAAGTGTTCTATGTAATCAATATCTGCACTGAAACTTACCAGTCGGTCTACTCTCTGAGCTGATGTTTTGTTCTACCTTCAGGTCCACGCCACAGCTGTCCACTCTTTCCTGCTTGATTAGGGACAATGCAGTTCTGTCTtcctgtaaataaataaaaaaatacagattaCGTTTCAGCCTATTCCATGTCATTTACGTTCATCTTGACAGCAAAAACACACCTGAGGCATGTGGTGGTATTGTGAATGGTCCTCGATTGTAGCCAGGGGGCCTCGGGCCTGGTCATTACTCACTGGCATGGCAATTGAAGACACTGAAACTACGAAGCATTGTCATTATTAGGATCATTGAAATCATTGTATGAAGATCTGGGCACATatccacaaagtgtctcagagtacgAGTGCTGATCTAGCATCAGGTGGCCTGCCCATCAGGTGGTCTGCCCATCAGGTGGTCTGCCCATCAGGTGGCCTGCCAATCAGGTGGCCTGCCCATCAGGTGCCATGCCCATCAGGTGGCCTGCCCATCAGGTGCCAtgctcttattcattatgattcaGGTTAAAAGGCTAAattgatcctaaatcagcactcctaatCTGATATGCTTAGTGAAACAGGTCCTGGCTGACAGGAAAACATGTAtaaccagggttggggagtaacatgTAACTGATTACAAAGAAACAAACTAATCCGTTACCAGGAAAAATATTGTAattagattacagatacttttgaaaaactaggaTTACTCCTAGGATTACTTTTCAATTCAGAAACGATGTTTGCGAGAATTTTTCTGTTTTCTCGATGATATTCAAATCCGCATTTAAAAAAGGCGCAAGTTAAGTTTGTTtagcctgagcgagtctgaccacaagtcagagacaactatgatgacacacaaaatgcatttgatggatcgcgggaaaagagcaggaataggcttttgtaggctacagtccaagctatgtcttccaatggtgcgactgctgtcggcatccaaagattatccaacttgaataaacacttagaggtaaggatgacagcagtgttgTAGCCTACGAACGATACGGATATCACCTATTATTGATAtttacatagcgcattgatgtgaatcacactgctgttctctcatttatcCATTTGCACCTTTGCCGGATTGTGGTTGATGGTTGTTCACAAATGTATACAatgcattcaaaaagtattcacaccccttgaccttttccacattttgttgtgctacatcCTGAAGTTAAAaaggattcaattgagattttggtcactggcctacacataatatcccataatgtcaaagtggaaatatgtttttagaaatgtttacaaattaataaaacatgaaaagacattgaatatatccctttgagcatggtgaagttattcattaattACAATTACATGGTGTATgaataaacccagtcactacaaagatacaggtgttctTCCTAACTCTGTTTGCTAAAAAGGAAGGaacccgctcagggatttcaccatgagacttTAAAAAACAGTTCAAGTTaattggctgtgataggagaaaactgaggatggatcaacaactactagcctaattgacagtgaaaagaaggaagcgtgtaaagaataaaaaatattacaaaacatgcatcctgggcactaaagtaatactgcaaaaaatgtggcaaagcaattcaccttttggggcaaatccaaaacaatacattactgagtacaccacttcatattttcaagcatagtgatgactgaattatgttatgggtatgcttgtaatcattaaggattgGGGAGTTTTTAAGGATAAAAAAGTATCTGAATGGAGCTAAGTATAGGCAAAATCCTagcggaaaacctggttcagtctgctttccaccagacactgggagatgaattcacctttcaagcAGGACGTTAACCTAAAACATGGCCAaaactacactggagttgcttaccaagacgacagtgaatgTTGCTGAGTGGACgatttgacagaacttgaagaattcTTTTAATAATAAGTGGCAAATGTTGcataatccaggtgtggaaagctcttagagactaacccagaaagactcacagctgtaaacgctgccaaagttgcttctacaaagtattgactcaggggtgtgaatagttatgtaaattaaATATCTGTATTTaactttcaataaatgtgcaaacatttctaaaaacatgttttcactttgtcattatggggtgatgtgtgtagatgggtgagaaaaaaacatatttcatCCATtccgaattcaggctgtaacacaacaaagtcGAGGGGTACAAATACTTTCTGAACACTGTATGTACTTTATCCCAATAATGGTTCAATTGAACAGCCAGTGAAATATGCACTCTCGCAACAGCTGCATAATGTTGATCCCACCCTATGGAATAACAGTTTGAGGGAGTTCCTCCCTTCTACACTCCATGGTATTGTGCTCCATACTGTCAAACACAAGTTTAATTTAAGAAGTCCacgagtggggcttttattgctcaatctaatttgtGCTGATTCCAAAAATTGCCCtcacaaaaaaagattgcagtcagagagaagtataactgcagtatgtcGCAAATACTGCGTTCAAAATGACtatttttttactgcagtaattttgcagtataactgcagttacaGTGCTGTATACCTGCAGTTCAActgcaattactgcgtccaaaataccacagtcgactgcacttttactgcagtttcaaaactgaaATCTTGTTTTGTATGGGTGTCCATAGACCTAacagacacatgctcaaactcgcgcACTTTTGATAGATGTAAACAGATGCAAATTATGGAAATATCAAAGCGTCagcaacaaaaacataaacattaggcctatagcaaatgcagcatatgtcATTCATTTTTCTTAAGCAAATGGCACTTTTCGGTAGTGCTCAatgcatgccattccatgagagcagcatttatttttcaacttgaaGCAATGAggccaatcagtcctccatgacaacataAACACCAGAGTAGGTTAATAAATCCTTCGTTTTTGGGTTATGCTCCGTTAAAAGAATTTGGCTAATATATATTTCAAGTCGTATTCTTGAAGATCATGGGGTATTCAattaattggaatgactggaaatcGGACAGACTTTGTTTGTTAATGTAAAGATAACCCAATTGTATTATTATCTGTAGTAGAAAGTAATGGGTtcgaagaagcctacataaccaacccatacagTAAAATGCAACATCGATTTATGGCAAGCTATGTAAACGCTAACATTTATTTATCCCGCAATAgctgtcgttcaattggtaatatTCATTTTTaccttctaatgcctcttaaagggaaagtaatcagattacgttaggGAGTTTGGGCAAGCCAAACATTACGTTGCTGATTACAATTTGACAGGTAACTAACGGATTGCATTTAGAAACCCAGccctgtttatatatatatatatacacacacaatatatatatataaataataagcTGTCGGTACCTTCATGTGGTCTAAAATTAACTGCATGCATTTCATTCCGTAGGTCGCGTCTTCTGAGTCTTCGCTCATAGCTCCGCATCTTCACGTCCATTTCGCGTAATTTTCGTCGGAGCACATATTTCTCTTTCTCggtttgctctctctccctctcaatttgCACTCTTTCCTGCTCCATTTGGGAACGCAGAGAGGAATAACCATCATCAACAATTTTGCAGATCTCGACCACAGCCGAATTGGCTAGCACCTCCATTATCGAAGCTATTTGCAATTGATAACCAACACAGTCCGCCATTGTTGCCATTTCTGCTCTTCATGCACCGTTTAATCTACAACCGAAATACTTAAGCCAAATTGCCTATCGTTGCTTAAAAATGTCGGATGATTATActagtttgaatacttatgtaaagccCTAGCTTGTTATTGTTGAATAACGATACTGCTTCGGGTCTAGAAGGATGCTATCGTGTCGCCTGTTGATGACGTCCCGCTCTTCTTGTTTGACTGTGGAATAGCACATTACCGCCACCTTCCGAGTTTGAAAGTGGAGACAGGACTAAAACAACTATTCTAAACAAAACATTACACTGCACGAGAGCTTACACACAAAACCAATATTTTTCATAGAATTTTTCATTGTTAAACATAATAGCCTTACCCAAAATTTTTGAATAAATCTTGACAACCCACGTTTGCAGAGCAGCCTTTGATGAAGTAGTAGGTTTAATAGCAATAGGCTCATCATTTAGTGACTTGGAGCAGTTTTTCATTCAATGCACTGAACAAACATGATAACTCCACATTCATTTTCAGGGTAATGTTTTAATATGTTCACATCACACCAAGAGACAGTTTACGTCAGGATATTATCACAAAACAACAATGTTTACCGTGCACGATGTACAAAACTCATCATTATATCCATAATATTTTACCAACACAATATAAACAGAATGCAGTGTCCATTAATTATTCAAGACTTAATCCTGCTTTCTACTGTGGACACTCTGGTGCCTCATTAGGTTCCCGAGCACAGAGAAACTCTTCCCGCACTGAGTGCAGCTGAACGGTCTCTCTCCGGTGTGGACGCTCTGGTGCACTTTGAGGCTACAGGATTGTGAAAACTTCTTGCCGCATACGCTGCAGCCAAAccgcttttctcctgtgtgaacaCTCATGTGTCTCTTGATGTGGCTGGACTGGGAGAAGCGCTTCCCGCATTGGGagcagctaaatggtttctccctggtgtgtattctctggtgggTCTTGAGCTGGTGCAGGTGGAGGAACTGCTTGTCACACTGGGCGCAGCTGAAGAGTTTCTCCCCCATGTGAATTCTTTGGTGCAGTGCGAGGTCTAGCGAGTTGGAGAACAGCCGTCCACATTCCTGGCAGTTGACCAGTCTGTTTGAGAAGAGGAGGCCCCCTTGTGTCGAGTTTGAAGGGCTGACGAAACCATCGTCGCCGGGATACGGACAAGAGGTCAGCTCCTCGCCTCCAGCGCCGTCACCTTGGTGGTGAGTCTGTATCCCGGCCATTTCTGACGGAGAGAAAAAATAGTCTAAGGAGGTATCGAATCCTTTTACATCCGGTTCACTGGACTTGCGCCCTTCCGATGACTCGCTCTCCCTTAAGTTAACGTTGCTCTGAGGACAGACGTTTGTGCCGTTCCCCAGCTGAACACCCTCCCTGTTTTTCCCAGGGATGTCAACTCCACACTGAGCAGCCAGGCCCATTCCAATATCCCTCCCTTTGGTCCAAGAGGGCATTCCTGCCTCCATTTTAAGAGTGTCAACTCCTCCGGCCTCCTGCTTCCAGCCCAGTGAGGCAGAGGAAGCCATACTGTCACACAAGGTTGTGACTCCACTCTGAGTCAAGGGCGGCTGGGCATCAAGTGACTTAGTAGAGTCAGTTTCCACCAAATAAGAACAAGACGGATCAAGCATGTCTCTGCCATCCTCTATGCGAGAGAGGCCAGCTGctgtatgactctctctctgatatGTCACACAGTCCGAGCTGTGTGTGTGCTGGCTTGCCGTGCTGTGTCCGTTCGCGGTCTGTTGGAGCCTCTGGTTGTCGCAGTTTCGCTTCTCCTCAGCTACCTCCACAGGTGAAGTTTCTGCATTCAGGATTTGATCATTCACAGCAACAAGAGACTGAGACACACTAACTGAGgacaagaatgagagagagaaaataaaaacaTGAATTTCATGATGCGATTGTGAACTTTTTGTAACTAGACCATTATGGCCCCATCCTATTGGTAAGTGTGGTACCTACTCAGTCTCCTGGGTTGCTGGTTGTGCTTTGAGCCACAGTCTCTCAGCTCCTCTTCCAATTTCTCCTCTTTTACAACCACTACCTCAGGATGCTCAGTTGTGTCAATTTTCTGCAAAACAAGAGGAGGAATTGGACTGAACTCTAACTGTCCTGCTGTATCCTCAAGTTCACTCCAGGAATAACCACACAGTCTATAAGTACAGTTGGAGTGTGCTCTTAAATAATTCCCCATTTAttctaaaataaactgaaattatacttttttttgtctAACTTTTGGTCACCACACCttattggattttcaacattgcagaaTCAATGTCATTTTTGTAAACTTAAGTTTCATTGGCCACTCCAGAACAGTCCAGTGCTTCTTCTTGAAGCATTCCAGGGTGCTTTTTtatgtgtgtttggggtcgttgtcctaCTGGAAGACCAATGACCTTCAACAGAGACACTGGGTTGAACCAAAACACCTTGATAATGTCTTGCAAACATTCAAGGCCCCCAGAAGCAGCAAATTAACCCCACAGTATTGTCAAACCTCCCCCATAATTGATTGTGGGGAGGGTGATATTTTCTTTGAATGCTTTGTTTGGTCGTTGGTAAACATAGGAAGATCACACTGCTGAAGGAGACACAAAATGCCTGATTTAACTTACCAAAAATCCACCCAAATGTTCTGTGGACCAATAAAAAAAATGGAACTCTTTGGCAATACAGATCAGCGCTGTGTTTACTGACGACCAAATGAAGCATTCAATGAAAAGAACACCCTCCCTACCTCTGGTAGTGTGCAAGCCATCATGACATCAGCAGATTCAGCTGTTTTGTAGTCCAATGTTAAACCCAGTGTCCAAAAACTGTGTCTCTGTTGGATTGTTAtgggtcttccagcaggacaacaaccccaaacacacacacacacacacaaaagcaaccAGGAATGGTTAAGAGAGGCTGGAATGTTCTGGAGTGGCCAGCAGAGTCCAGATCTGAATCACCTCAAAAACCTATGGCGAGATCTAAAAACAGCAGTTGATGGAGGGCATCCCTCCAATATTAAACAATTATAGCCGTTTACGGCTGAAAGGTGAGCCAAATTGTCAGTAGAAAGGTGCAGCAAGCTCATTGATGGCTACAAGAAGCGCTTGTCTACAGTTATCTTGgccaaaggctgtgcaaccaagtACTAGCTCCGGGATGCCAATAATTTTCTCCATGCCATCGTcttgattttttaaattaaaatgttcaACTTAAATGTACAAAAATAAGCAGTGTTGAAAATCTGGTGATCAAAGTACTTATTTAAGAAATGGGGAACAATTTAAGAAAAGTGCAAGAGTGCCGATAAATTTGTCTGCAACTATATCAGATATGTAACTAAGAATCCATTAACCTCTTCACTGACAGTCCTAGTGCTCCTGTCCCCCAACACCACGGATCCTCCATTTCTCCTTACACTGGGGGACTGCTTCTTCTTTTCGACTTGATCTATATCAGAGTGGAAAAACAATAGATTCATGACATGCACGGCATTGAGAACATGCAGTCCATAAATAATATTTCCTGCACCAAAACTCACAATGTCTATCATTGCATTGGTAAACTATAGAAACTCACCTGTTCCTTGCGCACCAAAACAGATCGACAATGGGGGTACGATGCTTCTTTTGACAGATCGTTCCCTAGAACGAACCTCCACCAGGTGTAGTTTGTTCTTCAAAGCCTGGTTTTCGCCCTGAGTTCTCGATATTTCAAGGCGCAACACGGCATAGCCATCGTCTACAAGTTGGCAGATTTCTGCCACTGCCGCGTTAGCCAATACCTCCATGATGGAGGCGAGCTGAGAGTGAAAAGGTACAGAATTCGACATTATCGCTTAACGTTATTTCACTCAAAGCTTACACATTAAGTGTATTTGATGAATGGTTTGTAGAGTAAAATTACCATGTCATGAAAAAGCACTACCTATATTTCTGTGAAAATCTTCGGCGATATTGTTTATCTTGTGTTCAGCTCGCTAGCCGTATAACATGTCATTGTTTACTTCCGGGTGGCAGAGGTCATGACGTTAGTCTACCGTAAATACCAGTTTATCGACCCAAATGATTTAGGGTGCTGTTCTACTCTGATTCCGCCTCCCTCTATAGGAGAGCTCACCATGTCACAAAAGTAAACACATTCAGTTCCAGGTGGAGAAAGTTGCTCTGCTTTTACAAATCAGTAATCGCTCACTCTTTCCATACTTTGCCCTGTTTATAAAATGGAAACGTAAGTTTGGATATGTTTTTATTCAAATACGACAAGCTATTTAACAACCACGTAGCCTAAATCATGCTTTTCAAACAAAAGTAAAAATCTAATTTTGCCAAAGACAAAAATACAGACAAAAAAATGAGACATTAAAACCAAATATTCTTACACTTAAAAATGTTAATTCAGTTGCAGCCATTTTAATTGGGTCATGTTCAGTGAAGAGCATAAATAGTAGCTGACATTCTCAGACAGAGCACACGTTAGACATCATCACCACGATCATTGTTCAACTCAGGTTGTGGGACCTGAACATACCAACCAAGGGCACCGATATCAGCCTTCAGGTCGCTGTCAATAAAAGATCATGATCAGAACATGGCTGCTCCACCTTTAGAGGGTGTTTTTCAAGCTGGTGTTTTTTAAGGTGGTACTGACTTTTAAAGTCCTGGTTGCACTCTGAGCAGCTGAATGGCAGGTctcccttgtgtctgagctgatGTTTGGTGAAAGGTGATTTGAGCCTAAATACCTTGCCACAGACGTCGCAGGTATAGTGTTTCCTTCTTTGTATTTTTCTATGTATAAACATGTGAGAGCGCATGCTATTTTGAGTCGCCCAAGTTGTTCCACATATTTCACAAGTGTATTGTACCGGTTCACTCCTTATGGGTGCCTCAGAACTCTCAGCTGACTCAAACTGTCTCTGTTGGTCCTCAAAGTGCTTGGACTCAGGTTCTGGTTCGACAGTCTGCTCCACCATTAGAGGGTGTTTTTCCAGCTGGTGTTTTTTGAGATGGTACTGCCTTTCAAAGTCCTTGTTGCACTCGGAGCAGCTGTAGGGCCGGTCTCCCTTGCAAACAATGCACTCGTGGGTGTCGCGATCCTGGCGCTCCTTGAATGTCTTGCCACAGTCCGCGCACCAGTAGTCTTCTCCAACGTGTATGCGCTCATGGTAGTCACGTATTTTAGAATATAAAAACATCTTTCCGCACACAAAGCAACTGTAGGGTTTCACACTGTGTTTGAGTAGCTTGTGCTTATTCAAGCCATTCTGATGCTTGAATTTCTCATCACAAATATCACAACTAGAAGGCCCTTCGTGTGTTATCAAGTGACTTGTCATTCTGCCTTTCTTGGTCCCAGTCTTTCCACATATTTTACAGGTGTATCTTATGTTATATTTCTTCTTCTTTGTGGGAGCTGCAGCATGCTCAATTGACACCAGCAACAGACTCTGTTCTTTCTTAAAGTCGTCAAGTCCAAGTTCTTTGGATCCCCTAGAGGCTTGACTTCTCTCTTCCTCATCACTTTCTCCTGTGATATTCTGATTGGTCTTGTGAGTCTCTGGCATCCACACACTGTAACCTGGAAAAGCATTCACCAACAATACATTTTAGAGGTTTGTTTCACAGTGACTCGTCATATTGTCCATTAGAAGCTaagagcatacagtgccttcaggaagtattcataccccttgacttattccacattttgttgctgaattcaaaatggatgaaatatttgttctcacccatctacacaatacgccataatgacaaagtgaaaatgtttttatacatttttgcacatttattgaaaatgaaataactttcacaccctttgctatgaaactcaattgagctcaggtgcatactgtttccattgatcatccttgatgtttctacaacttgattggagtccacctgtggtaaattcaattgcttggacat
This genomic interval from Salvelinus alpinus chromosome 6, SLU_Salpinus.1, whole genome shotgun sequence contains the following:
- the LOC139579284 gene encoding uncharacterized protein isoform X1, translated to MSNSVPFHSQLASIMEVLANAAVAEICQLVDDGYAVLRLEISRTQGENQALKNKLHLVEVRSRERSVKRSIVPPLSICFGAQGTDQVEKKKQSPSVRRNGGSVVLGDRSTRTVSEEKIDTTEHPEVVVVKEEKLEEELRDCGSKHNQQPRRLISVSQSLVAVNDQILNAETSPVEVAEEKRNCDNQRLQQTANGHSTASQHTHSSDCVTYQRESHTAAGLSRIEDGRDMLDPSCSYLVETDSTKSLDAQPPLTQSGVTTLCDSMASSASLGWKQEAGGVDTLKMEAGMPSWTKGRDIGMGLAAQCGVDIPGKNREGVQLGNGTNVCPQSNVNLRESESSEGRKSSEPDVKGFDTSLDYFFSPSEMAGIQTHHQGDGAGGEELTSCPYPGDDGFVSPSNSTQGGLLFSNRLVNCQECGRLFSNSLDLALHQRIHMGEKLFSCAQCDKQFLHLHQLKTHQRIHTREKPFSCSQCGKRFSQSSHIKRHMSVHTGEKRFGCSVCGKKFSQSCSLKVHQSVHTGERPFSCTQCGKSFSVLGNLMRHQSVHSRKQD
- the LOC139579284 gene encoding uncharacterized protein isoform X4, coding for MEVLANAAVAEICQLVDDGYAVLRLEISRTQGENQALKNKLHLVEVRSRERSVKRSIVPPLSICFGAQGTDQVEKKKQSPSVRRNGGSVVLGDRSTRTVSEEKIDTTEHPEVVVVKEEKLEEELRDCGSKHNQQPRRLISVSQSLVAVNDQILNAETSPVEVAEEKRNCDNQRLQQTANGHSTASQHTHSSDCVTYQRESHTAAGLSRIEDGRDMLDPSCSYLVETDSTKSLDAQPPLTQSGVTTLCDSMASSASLGWKQEAGGVDTLKMEAGMPSWTKGRDIGMGLAAQCGVDIPGKNREGVQLGNGTNVCPQSNVNLRESESSEGRKSSEPDVKGFDTSLDYFFSPSEMAGIQTHHQGDGAGGEELTSCPYPGDDGFVSPSNSTQGGLLFSNRLVNCQECGRLFSNSLDLALHQRIHMGEKLFSCAQCDKQFLHLHQLKTHQRIHTREKPFSCSQCGKRFSQSSHIKRHMSVHTGEKRFGCSVCGKKFSQSCSLKVHQSVHTGERPFSCTQCGKSFSVLGNLMRHQSVHSRKQD
- the LOC139579285 gene encoding zinc finger protein 782-like isoform X2, yielding MSFELAFRSRVAFIMETLTATALQDICQFMEETYAALRVEILQEQNRSSTTKLHAMENSEGKEKPANSVESVQEDGFRNFPVVEQILNEQEANGLWLEGDPTVEDEGPPSLVPEEEQPLQPFGQMTDKGVETCSAPLVIKQEETDDDVKESQGYSVWMPETHKTNQNITGESDEEERSQASRGSKELGLDDFKKEQSLLLVSIEHAAAPTKKKKYNIRYTCKICGKTGTKKGRMTSHLITHEGPSSCDICDEKFKHQNGLNKHKLLKHSVKPYSCFVCGKMFLYSKIRDYHERIHVGEDYWCADCGKTFKERQDRDTHECIVCKGDRPYSCSECNKDFERQYHLKKHQLEKHPLMVEQTVEPEPESKHFEDQQRQFESAESSEAPIRSEPVQYTCEICGTTWATQNSMRSHMFIHRKIQRRKHYTCDVCGKVFRLKSPFTKHQLRHKGDLPFSCSECNQDFKSQYHLKKHQLEKHPLKVEQPCSDHDLLLTAT
- the LOC139579285 gene encoding zinc finger protein 782-like isoform X1, with protein sequence MSFELAFRSRVAFIMETLTATALQDICQFMEETYAALRVEILQEQNRSSTTKLHAMENSEGKEKPANSVESVQEDARSSGFRNFPVVEQILNEQEANGLWLEGDPTVEDEGPPSLVPEEEQPLQPFGQMTDKGVETCSAPLVIKQEETDDDVKESQGYSVWMPETHKTNQNITGESDEEERSQASRGSKELGLDDFKKEQSLLLVSIEHAAAPTKKKKYNIRYTCKICGKTGTKKGRMTSHLITHEGPSSCDICDEKFKHQNGLNKHKLLKHSVKPYSCFVCGKMFLYSKIRDYHERIHVGEDYWCADCGKTFKERQDRDTHECIVCKGDRPYSCSECNKDFERQYHLKKHQLEKHPLMVEQTVEPEPESKHFEDQQRQFESAESSEAPIRSEPVQYTCEICGTTWATQNSMRSHMFIHRKIQRRKHYTCDVCGKVFRLKSPFTKHQLRHKGDLPFSCSECNQDFKSQYHLKKHQLEKHPLKVEQPCSDHDLLLTAT
- the LOC139579284 gene encoding uncharacterized protein isoform X2, translating into MSNSVPFHSQLASIMEVLANAAVAEICQLVDDGYAVLRLEISRTQGENQALKNKLHLVEVRSRERSVKRSIVPPLSICFGAQGTDQVEKKKQSPSVRRNGGSVVLGDRSTRTKIDTTEHPEVVVVKEEKLEEELRDCGSKHNQQPRRLISVSQSLVAVNDQILNAETSPVEVAEEKRNCDNQRLQQTANGHSTASQHTHSSDCVTYQRESHTAAGLSRIEDGRDMLDPSCSYLVETDSTKSLDAQPPLTQSGVTTLCDSMASSASLGWKQEAGGVDTLKMEAGMPSWTKGRDIGMGLAAQCGVDIPGKNREGVQLGNGTNVCPQSNVNLRESESSEGRKSSEPDVKGFDTSLDYFFSPSEMAGIQTHHQGDGAGGEELTSCPYPGDDGFVSPSNSTQGGLLFSNRLVNCQECGRLFSNSLDLALHQRIHMGEKLFSCAQCDKQFLHLHQLKTHQRIHTREKPFSCSQCGKRFSQSSHIKRHMSVHTGEKRFGCSVCGKKFSQSCSLKVHQSVHTGERPFSCTQCGKSFSVLGNLMRHQSVHSRKQD
- the LOC139579286 gene encoding uncharacterized protein; its protein translation is MATMADCVGYQLQIASIMEVLANSAVVEICKIVDDGYSSLRSQMEQERVQIEREREQTEKEKYVLRRKLREMDVKMRSYERRLRRRDLRNEMHAVNFRPHEVSVSSIAMPVSNDQARGPLATIEDHSQYHHMPQEDRTALSLIKQERVDSCGVDLKVEQNISSESRPTVPEPNDDDSEIHNVADTHSSPTAATEDPTEPTRTSGSDANLKSEMGTEGVNQRPQQPTGPDLSTEILNSPGLDLALMQERVLGHLGLSLAQAAAANAEAAGHPSCSYQTQADVESQSRQFPGSDMGVFAPFDMTAPPPPAPPANQRQPHGATAANEPMGCNFCGRIFHSQASLEVHQRVHTGQRPFSCPHCGKSFAQPNNLRVHLLIHSGERRYRCSICGKSFISSSHLKRHRTVHTQEKPYICSRCGQSFTQLCSVRRHRQQSRCGEPPHAQNELSA
- the LOC139579284 gene encoding uncharacterized protein isoform X3 — its product is MLASIMEVLANAAVAEICQLVDDGYAVLRLEISRTQGENQALKNKLHLVEVRSRERSVKRSIVPPLSICFGAQGTDQVEKKKQSPSVRRNGGSVVLGDRSTRTVSEEKIDTTEHPEVVVVKEEKLEEELRDCGSKHNQQPRRLISVSQSLVAVNDQILNAETSPVEVAEEKRNCDNQRLQQTANGHSTASQHTHSSDCVTYQRESHTAAGLSRIEDGRDMLDPSCSYLVETDSTKSLDAQPPLTQSGVTTLCDSMASSASLGWKQEAGGVDTLKMEAGMPSWTKGRDIGMGLAAQCGVDIPGKNREGVQLGNGTNVCPQSNVNLRESESSEGRKSSEPDVKGFDTSLDYFFSPSEMAGIQTHHQGDGAGGEELTSCPYPGDDGFVSPSNSTQGGLLFSNRLVNCQECGRLFSNSLDLALHQRIHMGEKLFSCAQCDKQFLHLHQLKTHQRIHTREKPFSCSQCGKRFSQSSHIKRHMSVHTGEKRFGCSVCGKKFSQSCSLKVHQSVHTGERPFSCTQCGKSFSVLGNLMRHQSVHSRKQD